The nucleotide window GCAGGTTTCGGCAACAGGCCGGCCATGCGCAATTTCCCGTTGCGAATCGCGGGAAACCTGGCAAAAAGGACGCCCAGGAGCAGGCCAGTCATGACCCTGCCAATGCCGAGATAATCCGCCAGGACGCCGATGATAAGGAATCCGGTATAGGTCATCGTGCCGGCCAGCGCTGCCAGCACGAGCAATGCGGCGGCGAGCGATAGCCTTGGCATGCGGATCACCGCTCTGATCAACAGACGTAGGATTTTGTGTACTCCTGCAAATGGGTGTGAAGGCGATCGCAAATCTTACAGCACCCGCCCGTATCGGGTCGTTCGGTGGAGACCGGATGCGGCAGAATGGTTGTCCTGGCGCGGCGATACATGGCGCCCTTTCAACGCGCTATGCCGCGCTATAACGCGCTGCGACGCGCGGTCGACAACGGAGCATTCAGCATGATGAACAGCCTGCCCCACCCATTCCACGCCCTGGTCATCGGCGCCTCGGGCACGATCGGGGCGGCCTTTGTCGACCTGCTGAGAGATACACCGGGCTGCGCGGCGGTGCATGGCCTGTATCGCCACTCCACGCCGCCGATCGACTTCGCCGACGAAAACAGTGTCGCCGAGGCGGCCCGCATCCTTGGTGACGGCCGGCGTTATCACTTGATCGTCAATGCGGCGGGGCTGTTGCATGGCGACGACTTCATGCCGGAAAAGCGCCTGGCCGATCTCAACTACGCGCAAATGCAGGCGACTTTCCAGGCCAATACCTTCGGCCCCGCACTGGTGCTGCGCCATTTCGTTCCCCTGCTTGCCGGCGAGCGCGCGATCATGGCCATGCTGTCGGCGAAGGTGGGCAGCATCGGCGACAACCGGCTGGGTGGCTGGTACAGCTATCGCGCTTCCAAGGCCGCCCTCAACATGCTCGTCAGGACCGCCGCCATCGAAGTGGCGCGCAACCAGAAAAACAGCGTGCTGGTGGCGCTGCACCCTGGCACTGTCAGCTCGCGCCTGTCGCAACCGTTCCGGGGCGAGACCATCGGGCGGCAAGCCCAGGATGCCGTGGCGGACATGCTGCGCGTGCTCGACGCGCTGACACCTGCCGACAGCGGCTCGTTCCGGTCCTATAATGGCGCGGAACTGCCCTGGTAGGAATGTAAGCCATGCCAGCGCGGCCCTGGCCCTCATTCAGTGCCCCCCTCGATAGCTCATTCAGCAACTCATCCAGCAATTTAGCCGGCGAATTCGACAATGACAGACAACGACTCGATCAAGGCAGAAGTCCTCCGTGCATTCGAAGGGCTGGTCGATGCCTCCAAAGCGCTCGATCCGGGCCGCTATCTCGACTATATCGATCAAGAGAAATTCACCGGCCTCGGTGCCGATGGCAAAGTCTGGCACGCCTTCGAGGACCTGGAAAAGCTCATCTCGGCCGGCTTTCAGATGGTCCAGAAAATCGTCTCCCTCGAGTTTTCCAACGTCAAAGTGACCGTCATCGATGCCTCGACAGCCATTCTCGTGAATGAATACAGGCAGACCATTCTCTTGAAAAACGCCGGGACGGTCCAACAAGCCGGCGGCGGCACACAAGTCTGGTCCCGTTCCGGAAATGGATGGAAGCTGGTCAGCATTTCCGCCAGCGATGCCGGCCCCAGGGCCGAGGCGGTGTTCTGAACCGGCGGCCCATGCCGGTGGCTTGACGCGTTATCGGCACACGGCACGCACGAAAACTGCCGCCGCCAATCCCTTCATTCGCCGCCCTGCGCCTGCGCCATTTCCAGCGCGGGCAAGGTGACGGTCAGGAAGGACGACACCTGGCCGATCAGGTCGGCGGCCTGCTGGCGCACCTGCCCCATCTGCAGGATCGACAGTTCGGCCTGGCGCATGGCCTGCTGGATCAGCGTGCGCCGCTGCGTGAGCGCGTCCAGCAGCGCCGCATCCGCCGCGCCACCGGCCAGTTCACTCGCCACGGCAAGTGCCGCCCCGTGCAGTGTCAGGTTCCGTGCCGACTCTTCCAGGTCGCGCATGGCCACTTCGCTGTCCGCCATCAGTTGCAGGAGCTGCGCCCGGGCTGCCGTGAGCGCGGGCTTGAACCGGGCAGGCGATGCCGGGCGGCGGAACAGCTTGCCGAACATGCCCGGCGTGGCCCGGGTGCTCTCGAGCGCTTCGTCCAGCAGCGCGGGCACGCCCATCCGGGAAAACGCCAGGACCAGCTCGGTAATAGGCTGGAGCAGCGCGGCCTGCCCCATCAGCGGCCCTTCCGCCCACTCGGTCACCAGTGACAGCCTGACCGGCAGGAGGCGGCGGAACAGCGCGGCCAGGCGCTGTTCCGAGTGCTCGAACAATGCCGGGAAGCTGACCCGGGCGGTTGCCAGGGCATCGCGCACCGCGGGATGATCCTCGCTCTCGAACAGCGCCCTGGCCACGGCGTTAGGGATCACGCCAGTGGGTGCAACTGTCGCGGGAAGTTCGTCGAACGACAGCGCCTTGGGCGCCCCGCCCCTTGCCGCCGGCGCAGCGGGTTGCGCGGGTTCCTGCGCGTCGCCGAAGTCGAATGCCCGCGGCACGGCGGGACCGCCGGCCGGCTGGGCGGGAGGCTCCGGCTCCTCGCCGAAATCGAATGCCCTGGGCTTCTGGTGTGTCATCGGTCACTCGGCATCGGGAACCATCGGCTTCGCCCGCCACAAGGCGTTGCGGCGGGAAGGCGCGACCGTCTTCAGACGGTGCCGCCGAGCTTGCGGATGAAGGTTGCCAGGTTCAGCTTGAAACCGGCGCCGACGGCCTGGAAACGCCATTCGCCATCCTTGCGGTACAGCGAACCGAACTGCAAGGCGGTCTTGTCCGAATAGTCTTCGTCCAGGTCGTATTGCGCGATGATTTCGCCGGTATCGTCGTTGTACACCTTCACGTAGGCGTCGTTCACGCGGCCAAAGGTCTGCTTGCGCGCCTCGGCATCGTGGATCGTGACCACGATCGGCATCTCCACAACGCCCGGTTCCACCCTGGCCAGGTCGACGGTGATGACCTCGTCGTCGCCATCCTTGTCGCCCGTGCGGTTGTCGCCGGAGTGCACCACGGCGCCATCCGGGGACTTCGTGTGATTGTAGTAAACGAAGTGGGCATTGCTGAGCATGACCGGGTGGTCGTCCGCGTTCTTCCCGCACAGGAATACTGACGAATCGAGATCGAATGCCTGGCCTTCGGCTGCGTTGACCTTCCAGCCGAGACCGATACGAACACGCTTCAAGCCCGGCGCGGCTTTTTCGAGATTGATGCGATGGCCAGTTTCGAGCATCGTCGACATGGGCTTTCCTTATATGGTGAAAAGAATATTTTCGCTGGAATGCGCAGCCGGATCAATGGCCGCTGCCGGTCATTGCACGCCCGCCTGCGCGCCTGGCGAAAAGCGCGTGATCAGTTCGCGCTCGAGCTCCTGCAGTTTCGGCAGCTCGTCCTTGCGGCGCTGCTGGCCTTCGTTCGATATCTGTTCGAGCTTGTCGAACGCGGACACCAGCTGCGCCTGCACATGCTGGGC belongs to Pseudoduganella albidiflava and includes:
- a CDS encoding SDR family NAD(P)-dependent oxidoreductase; translation: MNSLPHPFHALVIGASGTIGAAFVDLLRDTPGCAAVHGLYRHSTPPIDFADENSVAEAARILGDGRRYHLIVNAAGLLHGDDFMPEKRLADLNYAQMQATFQANTFGPALVLRHFVPLLAGERAIMAMLSAKVGSIGDNRLGGWYSYRASKAALNMLVRTAAIEVARNQKNSVLVALHPGTVSSRLSQPFRGETIGRQAQDAVADMLRVLDALTPADSGSFRSYNGAELPW
- a CDS encoding nuclear transport factor 2 family protein encodes the protein MTDNDSIKAEVLRAFEGLVDASKALDPGRYLDYIDQEKFTGLGADGKVWHAFEDLEKLISAGFQMVQKIVSLEFSNVKVTVIDASTAILVNEYRQTILLKNAGTVQQAGGGTQVWSRSGNGWKLVSISASDAGPRAEAVF
- a CDS encoding TerD family protein, translating into MSTMLETGHRINLEKAAPGLKRVRIGLGWKVNAAEGQAFDLDSSVFLCGKNADDHPVMLSNAHFVYYNHTKSPDGAVVHSGDNRTGDKDGDDEVITVDLARVEPGVVEMPIVVTIHDAEARKQTFGRVNDAYVKVYNDDTGEIIAQYDLDEDYSDKTALQFGSLYRKDGEWRFQAVGAGFKLNLATFIRKLGGTV